Proteins encoded together in one Apis cerana isolate GH-2021 linkage group LG4, AcerK_1.0, whole genome shotgun sequence window:
- the LOC107996144 gene encoding UDP-glucosyltransferase 2 codes for MKFLFAIIAIFFCAVYDDASGARILMVTPHQAKSHYIVYEALLKRLAERGHQVVSFNHFPQKTVLPNFTDVDISSSMPYVVGTRSIKVASRQTMLKKLESISLLSLPTCQSVLEHPELKKFLHSKEKFDVYMMEIFLSDCFIGIGHALKIPIVVGISSTVSYPWTNDILRNPEIPSYIPNAVLSDFSDEMNFFQRATNLMYLFISKLAYRYLADRPGYEIAKKYFGDDLPDLDTLRSRMSLILTNGHKAVSTPRALAPGYKELGGMHIPASGPPPLPKDLKDFLDSSENGVIYFSLGSQINMSTMPNEVLMSFYEAFERIPQRILWKCTENNMPRLPKKVKCIEWAPQLSILCDPNVRLFISHGGMLGSQEAVYCGVPILGIPLYGDQHLNVAYFVKRGFALKLDYHQLSYESTISNALNELLLNKSYRDMARKASFEFRDRPIPPLDEGVYWIEYLLRHGPDSLRTTAPNLTWYQYLLLDVILAIIISIVLTVFIVYKLLKLLIWKGRMSVDVNKKRS; via the exons ATGAAGTTTCTATTTGCGATTAtagcgatttttttttgtgcgGTGTACGACGATGCTAGTGGTGCCAGAATTTTGATGGTGACTCCGCATCAAGCGAAAAGTCATTACATAGTGTACGAGGCGTTGTTGAAGAGACTTGCGGAAAGAGGTCACCAAGTGGTGTCGTTCAACCATTTTCCTCAGAAAACAGTTTTACCCAATTTCACGGATGTCGATATATCTTCAAGCATGCCATACGTGGTCGGTACAAGGTCGATCAAGGTTGCGTCCCGGCAAACCAtgttgaaaaaattggaatcgaTATCCCTCCTAAGCTTACCAACGTGTCAATCTGTACTGGAACATCcggaattgaagaaatttctgCATTCGAAAGAGAAGTTCGATGTGTACATGATGGAAATCTTCCTTTCCGACTGTTTCATCGGTATCGGCCACGCTCTCAAAATTCCAATTGTGGTTGGAATAAGTAGCACCGTGTCTTATCCATGGACGAACGACATTCTTAGGAATCCTGAGATCCCTAGTTACATTCCTAACGCGGTTTTAAGTGATTTTTCGGACGAGATGAATTTCTTCCAGAGGGCCACCAACTTGATGTACCTTTTCATCAGCAAACTCGCCTACAG GTATCTAGCGGACAGGCCAGGTTACGAGATCGCGAAAAAATACTTCGGCGACGATCTTCCGGACTTGGATACGTTACGATCTAGGATGTCATTGATACTGACGAATGGGCACAAGGCTGTGAGCACGCCACGAGCCCTTGCGCCAGGATATAAAGAGCTGGGCGGTATGCACATTCCAGCCTCGGGCCCGCCGCCGTTGCCCAAAGATCTTAAGGATTTTCTCGACTCGAGCGAGAACGGGGTCATTTACTTTAGCCTGGGATCGCAAATAAACATGTCCACCATGCCAAACGAGGTGTTAATGTCTTTCTACGAGGCATTCGAGCGGATACCGCAACGGATATTGTGGAAGTGCACCGAGAACAATATGCCCAGGCTGCCCAAGAAAGTTAAGTGCATCGAATGGGCGCCCCAGCTCTCCATATTGT GTGACCCGAATGTGCGGCTATTTATCTCGCACGGTGGAATGCTGGGGTCTCAAGAGGCGGTTTATTGCGGGGTACCGATTCTCGGCATACCCCTGTACGGGGATCAACACCTGAACGTGGCCTACTTCGTGAAAAGGGGGTTCGCTCTGAAACTGGATTACCATCAACTTTCATACGAGTCGACGATATCAAACGCTTTGAACGAACTGCTCCTGAACAAGAG TTACAGGGATATGGCAAGGAAAGCCTCCTTCGAGTTCAGGGATCGACCTATACCACCCTTGGACGAGGGTGTTTATTGGATAGAGTATTTACTTCGCCATGGGCCGGATTCATTGAGGACAACGGCACCGAATTTAACTTGGTACCAATATTTATTGCTGGACGTTATCCTcgcgataataatttcaatcgtgTTGACGGTATTTAtcgtttacaaattattaaaattattaatttggaaaGGAAGAATGTCGGTAGATGTTAATAAGAAACGATCGTGA